In the genome of Calothrix sp. PCC 6303, the window TTACTACTATTAACGGGAGGTATTTCCCAGGAGCAGTTTTTTGATTCTCTGGGTTCCGATGTTGTTTGGTTGATGATTGGTGCTTTTGTCTTGGGAGGTGCGGTTAAAGAAACGGGTTTGGCTGTACGATTGACCCAAATGGTTGCATCGAAAGCACGTAGCGTTAGTAGTCTTTTCTGGATGCTAACTTCAGTTTTGATTCCACTATCATTCTTAATTCCTTCCACCTCTGGACGTGCTGCGGTAACATATCCCATCTTTCGCAGTATCAGTAATGCAATTGATGATAAGCAAACTCGTCGCGCTTTGTGTTTGTTAATGCCGACTATTATTTTGGTATCAACAATTGCCTCTCTAACTGGTGCTGGTTCCCATTTAATTGCCCGAGATTTGCTCGAAGAAATTACCAAACAACATATTTCCTTCGGACAGTGGGTACTCTATGGTTTGCCTTTTGGAACTGTTGCAAGTTATGCCTCTTGCTGGGTAATTATGCGGTTATTCGTTGATAAAAAAAACTTGCAGAAAAAGTTAAATATCACCCAATTCCCATCCCAACCTTTATCGAGCAACGAGCAGAAAACTCTGTTAGTAATTATATTAATGTTCGGCTTGTGGCTAACAGAAAGCTGGCATGGTTTAGAAACTGCAACTGTTATCGTCATGGGAGCATTATTGCTGACGGCACCTAAAATTGGAAAGATGAATATCGGGGTCATAAAATGGAAAGATGCAGTCAAAGCTGTATCTTGGAATCTAATTCTCTTCGTTGCTGCAACTCATGTGTTAGGTCATTCTCTGGTTACTTCTGGTGCGTCAAAGTGGATTCTCGAACATATTTTCGACTTCAGTGACATCAACAGCGCAGGTTCTCGCTTCATTATTCTGTTGGTTCTGACGAGTATTTCCCTCACTTCTCATCTCTACATGACTTCCCATACCGCAAGAGCAGCAGCTTTAATTCCTCCCCTGCTATATCTGACGGTGAGCTTGAATTTTAACCCCATCGCAGTCATGTTTATCAGCACTCTAGGGATGGATTACTGTCTGACATTTCCAGTCAGTTCTAAAGCATTGATGGTTTATCAAGATATGGATGAACAAAGCTTTCATCCCCAAGATTTACTGCGTTTGAGTGCGGTGATGATTCCCATCCACTTTGCTTTGATTGTGCTGTTCTATTATACCTGGTGGCGTTGGGTAGGCTTATCTCTTTAATTTCGATCGAATCTAATTTCCAGCAAAAAACGGCATTAAATCAACAGGAAAATAATATGACACTAAATATTCTCATCGCTCCTTCTGGTTTTAAAGAAAGTCTCAATGCAGAACAAGTTGCTGATTGTATAGCGAACGGTATTCACAAAGTTCTCAAAGATGTGAATATTCGCAAAGCACCTTTGGTTGATGGTGGTGAGGGTTTCACCAAAACTCTGGTGAATGCCACAGGTGGAATCTTGCATTATCTAGAAGTAACTGGTCCAGTCGGGCAAAAAGTTCCATCTCATTTCGGATTCTTGGGTGGGTGTTCGGTAAAAACTGCGGTGCTAGAAATGTCTGCTGCTGCGGGGTTGCGCCTGGTTCCTCCTGACTTGCGGAATCCCTTAGTCACAACTACCTATGGAGTAGGTGAGTTAATTAAAGCTGCTTTAGATGCTGGTGCAGAAAGAATTTTAGTTGGTTGTGGTGATTCTGGTACTAACGATGGTGGTGCGGGAATGGCTCAAGCATTAGGTGTAAAATTACTTGATGAAAATGGCGATGAGATTGGCTGGGGTGGAAGTGAATTAATCAAAGTCAAACATATCGATTTATCCAAACGGGATTCCCGTTTGGATACAGTACAGATAGATGTGGCTTGTAACTGGCATAATTTATTGTGTGGCGATCGCGGAGTTGCCAGGGTATTTGGTCCGCAAAAAGGAGCATCACCAGAAATCGTCGAACAAATGGCTTTGGGTTTGGAACATTATGCTGCTGCAATTCGAGATGATCTAGGTCTGGATGTGGGGGAAATGCCCGGTAGTGGAGCATCCGGGGGATTGGGTACGGGTTTACATGCGTTGATTGGTGCGACATTACATCCCCGCTACGAGATTGTTATGCAATATTTGGAGTTAGATAGTTTGATTCCCGAAGTCGATTTGGTTATTACAGCCGAAGGGTGTATCGATTTTCAAACTCCACGGGGTAAAATTCCTACGGAGGTAGCAAGACGAGCCAAAATTTATGAATTACCAGTGATTGCGTTGGTGGGAACGATAGGGGAAGGTGCGGAAATTAATTTGCAGCATGGTATCGATTACTTTACAAGTATTTTGACCCATCCCTGTGGCTTGAGTGAGGCAATAAATCAAACTGCTAGTTCGCTTACAGATACAGCCGAACAAATAGCGAGGTTACTATTGGTTGGTAAACAAATTCGTCGCTGTACTTTGACAGGTTGGTAATAGGGATTTGAATCCAAGTAGTAAGGTAAGGGTGAACGGTTGTTCGCCCCTGCAATTCACCTATAATCTATGTGTCGCATTCTTTTTTCAAATTGGTATTAGCTCAGTGACCACGTTAAGCATTTCACCAAGAAAGAAGGAGGAAGAAAGAAGTACCCAATGTCATTCTGAATGAAACGAAGTGAATAATCTTGCGAGATGCTTCGTTGCGCTACCGCTACACTCAGGATGACAACACAGGATCATTTGTTTTGTGGCTGACTCTTACCTACCTAAATTTCGTAGAGAATACTTGCATCAACATCATCAGGGAAAGCTTATGAGCCGAATTTTAATTGCAGAAGATGAAGAAAGAATTGCTGCATTTATTGAGAAAGGATTAATCAATAATGGCTTTCAAGTTGCGATCGCAGACAATGGGGAAGCCGCTTTGCAAATGCTAGAAGATGATGCATTTGATCTATTATTACTAGATATGCAATTACCAATTAAAAGCGGCTGGATAGTTTTAGAAAAATTGCAAGCACAGAAAAAATATATTCCGATTATTATTATTTCTGCTTATTTTGATGCTAGAGAAGTAATTAATAAATTGCCAAATCAAAATATTATCGATTATGTTGCAAAACCGTTTAGATTTGCTGATTTATTAATGCGGATTCAAAATAGTTTGAGATTGTCGAATAGCTATCTTGCTCAGATATAGATGAATCCAGAGATTTAATATAGGTGGGCATTTCGCCCACACTAATTTTTAATCCTTAATCAAAACTTAAATGTTGTCCTAACAGTTCCAACAACAATACTCTGATTGCTATCATTATGTTCGGGATTGGTAATTACAAATACTCCTGGTGTTATCGAAATATTATCTGTCACCTGAAACTTATAAAATCCCTCGATATGTAAAGAAGTATCCCTATCTGCCACCAAACTACTGCTCGTAACTTTGGGTGGCATTCCGACAATTAAACCCGCTAAATTTCCCTTCCCACCTAAATCTGGCATTGCCAAAGTCACAGCATAATTCCAGATATCCGCTTCATCATTACTGACTTTGGCATCTGCTTGGATGTAACCAACCCAACCTGAAATAATCAAACCCGGATTAATTTTTAAACTCGTTTCGAGTCCAAAAGTATCGGTACTTGTGGAAACATTTCCAAATGGTCTACGAGCGATTAAACTACCCGTACTTCCAGTTAAATTAACCCCACTTTCACTACCACCACCATAATAAGAATGGAGATAGGTTAAAGCAATACCAAAATTATCAGATGGCTGAAAAGTCACATTTCCCAATGCCGAATAATTGCCATCAAATAACCCATTTTTTTCAGTTGGTAATGACGCATCATTAGTCACGTAAGCAAAGGCTAAATTTGTGCTGAGATTAACTTGATAATTAACCCCCAATCCAGTTCCCTCCATTGATCGTAAAATTGGATTGTAACGACCAAAGCGCGAAATAGCACCACTTCCACTACTATCTAAAGGATTCAATGGTTCGGCAATATCGTTTAATTCCATCTCCCATCCTGCAATAGTTGCCTTCAGGCGATCGCCAACTGGAAATTGATAATATAATTCACCCAAACCCACATCATTCCCGCTATCTTCATCAAAACCCAAACGAGTCATTCGAGTTCCTGTGATGCTATCATCCAACTCGGTAATATTCCCCCCTTCTAAACGCAAATTTAATGTATCTTTTCCTGTAAAACTCGTGATAAAATTTAAACGGGTACGCTGCCCTAAAGTTATATTTTCATTCAATTCCAAATGATTATTCGGATTGTCATCCCCATCAGAATTTCCACCAAATACTCTAGTCAAACCTAGAATCACCTCACCTTCGAGTTTTGTTGTGGCGGAAAATTGATTCGCATCTAATTCAGCAGTCTTCATTTCTACTGTATCAATTCGACTGCGAAGTGTTGCTAATTCCCCTTTGAATTCTTCTTGCAAGCGCTGCAAAGTTGCTAAATCTTCTTTCTTTGCCAAGTCACCTGTCGCTGTGGCAATCAGTTCGTTAGCCCGATCTAAACAAGCATTCAATCCTGCTGCAAATTCATATCGTGTGATTGCCCGATTACCACGATAAGTTCCATTCGGATAGCCAGCAATGCAACCATAACGCTCTACCAAACTTTGTAATGCTTGAAAAGCCCAATCTGTAGGTTGCACATCTGATAATTGCGAAACAGATGAAACTTGGGAAATAGTATCTAAAGAGTCGGCTTGATTTTCTCTGGCAAAGCTTAAATCGGTAGTAGAGAGAATTTTGATGAAAATACTAATAAAAATCAATAGAGTTTGACATACAAATGAGTAAGATGAATAGTTAAATACTAATCTTTGATTCATATTTCAATTGCACCTGAGATATATTTCCTGAGATAGTATAAATCAAATCTGGTACATTGAAATTGAAAGGGGTGCGGCTCGTGTCATGATACTGTATTCTGATAAAGAGTAGAAACAAGAGTATTGTTATCAAAGGCTTTAAAGCAATAATCCCAAAAAAAGACAGACTCATGTTTCTCAACACAGAGTCAATTTACTGACTACTATTCTCGATATTATCCATGTGATTGAGTATCAGTGGAAAGCCGCATTTGCCTTCCATTCCGATAGTAGTTAGGTACAGATTGTCGTCAGGCAGTTGGGTTTTTATACAGGTTGATTACATTCTTTCAATTTTCTCTAAAACCATCCCCACAGCGGTGACTATCATCTCCGGTTCGTCAATCCAGATAAAATGACCACTGTTATGAGCTTGAATCTGTGTACAATTGGTTGATAACAGCATTAATTCTTGATGCATTGTTTCCCGTAGTTGATTAGCACTTGCCAAAGGTATAAAATTAGTCCAGAGCGAAGGTTGAAAAAAGCTATTTGCCTTGATACTCACAATTGCTAAGTTACCAAAATTGTTCGCTAACATGACTTGCTGACTACTTGCATCTAAATTCAAAATTTCCTGTGCCATTGTTAGCCAGTGTTTAGGGCGACAGAAAGAACGGATTGCATACTGACGTACATATTGAGGAAATTTACGTAATCCAGGTTTGAGTAATTCAAATATTCCCAGGATTTTGAAAACACGAATAATCCCTAGACTTGCCCCAAATAGCGACATTACAAACCCAGAAGCAAAGAAGTATTTCAAAGCTTGCAACCCAAAAGGCATTTTTAACATCCCAGATTCATGCAAACCATCAGTCAGTACCATCCCCACAACTTTCTGGGGAAAACGATGTGCATACAACCGGACGTTATAACTACCAAATGAATCTCCAACTAGAATATAAGGTGGTTCGATACCCGAAAAACGCAAAAGTGTATCCAGTTCCATGACTATATTCTCAGTGGTACGGGCATGGGGACTAATATCGCTCCAACCAAACCCAGCTCGATCATATATGCAAACTCGCCCAATTTTTGCCAATTCATCAATGAGAAAATACCCTTCAATTCCCCCCAAACTATGTTCTAAAATTATGGTGGGACTACCTTCAACCTTGTGATGTAAGTTTTTTTCATATAAATGCAATTTGTAATTACCAATATCGATTAATTTTCCTGGAGGTGGATTTCTGTCTTCCAAGCAACAAGCGATCGCATGGTAAATTGTTGTTAGTGCCAGCAGTAGTGGTTGAAAATAACTAGCCATTTTCCAAGCATTGATAGGGTTTGTGTTAATTCATTGCAGATTAACACAAACAATTTCCGGCTCCAAAAGTTTCACTCCAGATCCCCGACTTCTTTAAGAAGTCGGGGATCTAAATACCCACTTTGGATTTTAGGATCATTCCTTACAGCGTGGTTTATTTACCTGAAAATAGCTGTAATTTAGTCACCCATAGCCTTTCTTGCCATCTTAGCCAACATCATCGTGGGCAAAACGGTTAAACAAGAAATCTAAGGCATAGTTACGTAGTTTATAGTATTCTGGGTCTTCCATAATGCGAGCGCGATCGCGTGGACGAGAAAAGGGTATTTCCATGACTTCACCAATTTTGGCATGGGGACCATTAGTCATCATCACCAATTTATCTGCCAAAAATAATGCCTCATCAATGTCATGGGTAATCATCAACACTGTGCAGCGATTATCACCCCAAATTTTCAGTAATTCCTCTTGTAATTCTTCCTTAGTAATGGCATCCAGCGCCCCAAAAGGTTCATCTAAAATCAATACTTTTGGACGAATAGCCAAAGCACGGGCAATAGAAACCCGTTGCCTCATCCCACCCGACATTTGCATGGGTTTCTTTTCCATCGCATCACCTAGTCCCACCATTGCCAAATGATCTCGCACAATTGCTCTTTTTTCAGCTTCGGCTTTATTTGGGTAAACTGAATTTACAGCTAAGTAAATATTCTCAAAAGCT includes:
- a CDS encoding glycerate kinase — encoded protein: MTLNILIAPSGFKESLNAEQVADCIANGIHKVLKDVNIRKAPLVDGGEGFTKTLVNATGGILHYLEVTGPVGQKVPSHFGFLGGCSVKTAVLEMSAAAGLRLVPPDLRNPLVTTTYGVGELIKAALDAGAERILVGCGDSGTNDGGAGMAQALGVKLLDENGDEIGWGGSELIKVKHIDLSKRDSRLDTVQIDVACNWHNLLCGDRGVARVFGPQKGASPEIVEQMALGLEHYAAAIRDDLGLDVGEMPGSGASGGLGTGLHALIGATLHPRYEIVMQYLELDSLIPEVDLVITAEGCIDFQTPRGKIPTEVARRAKIYELPVIALVGTIGEGAEINLQHGIDYFTSILTHPCGLSEAINQTASSLTDTAEQIARLLLVGKQIRRCTLTGW
- a CDS encoding nitrate ABC transporter ATP-binding protein (This model describes the ATP binding subunits of ATP-binding cassette (ABC) transporters for nitrate transport, or for bicarbonate transport, in bacteria and archaea.) yields the protein MQNRTLGKPFVDTATTNRQPFLEIKDVSKIYPTKKGPFTVLDGVNLNVGRGEFICVIGHSGCGKSTLLNMVSGFNFPSSGQVLLEGQPITKPGPDRMVVFQSYALLPWKTAFENIYLAVNSVYPNKAEAEKRAIVRDHLAMVGLGDAMEKKPMQMSGGMRQRVSIARALAIRPKVLILDEPFGALDAITKEELQEELLKIWGDNRCTVLMITHDIDEALFLADKLVMMTNGPHAKIGEVMEIPFSRPRDRARIMEDPEYYKLRNYALDFLFNRFAHDDVG
- a CDS encoding alpha/beta fold hydrolase; the protein is MASYFQPLLLALTTIYHAIACCLEDRNPPPGKLIDIGNYKLHLYEKNLHHKVEGSPTIILEHSLGGIEGYFLIDELAKIGRVCIYDRAGFGWSDISPHARTTENIVMELDTLLRFSGIEPPYILVGDSFGSYNVRLYAHRFPQKVVGMVLTDGLHESGMLKMPFGLQALKYFFASGFVMSLFGASLGIIRVFKILGIFELLKPGLRKFPQYVRQYAIRSFCRPKHWLTMAQEILNLDASSQQVMLANNFGNLAIVSIKANSFFQPSLWTNFIPLASANQLRETMHQELMLLSTNCTQIQAHNSGHFIWIDEPEMIVTAVGMVLEKIERM
- a CDS encoding SLC13 family permease, which codes for MKIDPDQTSFNCIPYFLRNFLPKISPSISNQWKIAIATIFLLVAAVTLSLPSDLPTPARLSLFAFLLAGILWSTTSINAGYVALGAVMLLLLTGGISQEQFFDSLGSDVVWLMIGAFVLGGAVKETGLAVRLTQMVASKARSVSSLFWMLTSVLIPLSFLIPSTSGRAAVTYPIFRSISNAIDDKQTRRALCLLMPTIILVSTIASLTGAGSHLIARDLLEEITKQHISFGQWVLYGLPFGTVASYASCWVIMRLFVDKKNLQKKLNITQFPSQPLSSNEQKTLLVIILMFGLWLTESWHGLETATVIVMGALLLTAPKIGKMNIGVIKWKDAVKAVSWNLILFVAATHVLGHSLVTSGASKWILEHIFDFSDINSAGSRFIILLVLTSISLTSHLYMTSHTARAAALIPPLLYLTVSLNFNPIAVMFISTLGMDYCLTFPVSSKALMVYQDMDEQSFHPQDLLRLSAVMIPIHFALIVLFYYTWWRWVGLSL
- a CDS encoding response regulator transcription factor: MSRILIAEDEERIAAFIEKGLINNGFQVAIADNGEAALQMLEDDAFDLLLLDMQLPIKSGWIVLEKLQAQKKYIPIIIISAYFDAREVINKLPNQNIIDYVAKPFRFADLLMRIQNSLRLSNSYLAQI
- a CDS encoding iron uptake porin; this encodes MNQRLVFNYSSYSFVCQTLLIFISIFIKILSTTDLSFARENQADSLDTISQVSSVSQLSDVQPTDWAFQALQSLVERYGCIAGYPNGTYRGNRAITRYEFAAGLNACLDRANELIATATGDLAKKEDLATLQRLQEEFKGELATLRSRIDTVEMKTAELDANQFSATTKLEGEVILGLTRVFGGNSDGDDNPNNHLELNENITLGQRTRLNFITSFTGKDTLNLRLEGGNITELDDSITGTRMTRLGFDEDSGNDVGLGELYYQFPVGDRLKATIAGWEMELNDIAEPLNPLDSSGSGAISRFGRYNPILRSMEGTGLGVNYQVNLSTNLAFAYVTNDASLPTEKNGLFDGNYSALGNVTFQPSDNFGIALTYLHSYYGGGSESGVNLTGSTGSLIARRPFGNVSTSTDTFGLETSLKINPGLIISGWVGYIQADAKVSNDEADIWNYAVTLAMPDLGGKGNLAGLIVGMPPKVTSSSLVADRDTSLHIEGFYKFQVTDNISITPGVFVITNPEHNDSNQSIVVGTVRTTFKF